GGATGAGGCTTTATCAGCTTGGCATTCTATTGATAATCCTTGCCATACTCATACCAATTATAGCGGTTATAATAGCCATTACAATGGGGGTAACCAGTACGTATACAGTGCCCACCAGTGTTGGTGGTGCTGTCATAATATTCCCAATAGTTCCAATACCAATACTCATAACCTTTGGTAAACCACAAATAACACAACCGTTAATTTGGTTTACTTACGTAATATTCATAGTATTTCTAGCCCTAATAATATTCTCAGTGATACAGTATTACAGAACACGGAGAGAACTCACAAGGCATTGGCAGGAAGAACATAAATAAGGCTTGAGGAATTAATTATTTCGATGAGATTATATTGGTCACCAGTTGAATTAGCCAGCAGGTTGGCTAGAAGAGGCGTTAGGTATAATTTCGCTAGTGGTGCACCAGATCCTGGTTTACTACCGATAAATGAGATAAGGAGATCCTTCGAAAGAATTTATGAGAAGTATGGAGCAGCAGTAATAGCTTATCCAGGTGCTGGTGGTTTGAGGGAACTAAGAATTGAATTATCCAGGTACATTAACAAAGCACTTAATATAAGGGTTGATTGGAGAAATATAATAATAACTGCAGGAGCTCAACATGCCATTAAAATACTATCACAATTATTAATGAGAAGGAGGACAATAGTGTATGTTGAAAATCCAACATTTGTTGAAACCATTGCACCAATGAAGTTTCAGGGAGCCCGATTAATAGGTATTCCAATGGATGATGAGGGCATGAATACGCATAAACTAGAGAACCTAGTTAGGAACTACGGACCTGGTATTGTCTATACAGTGCCTAATTGTCATAACCCAACTGGAGTTTCACTCAGTAGTGATAGAAAGAGGCACCTACTCGAGATTGCGGAGAAACATGGATTAAAGATTATTGAGGATGACCCCTATACATCACTATACCCCAATACTGGACAAACCCTTAAATCCATGAACAATGATGTCATTTATGTTGGAACTCTATCGAAGATTTTAGGCCCCGGTTTAAGGATTGGGTTTGTGATAACTAGCGGTAAATTGAGGAATGATCTAGAGAAGATTGAACAACATGACTTTGCCGCATCAACATTAACACAGTACTTAGTTTATGACTTGTTAAGAAGAGGTGTTGCCTATGATGTTATTCAGAAGGCTCATGAATTATATCCTAGAAAGCTTAGGGAACTTATTGAATCGTTGGATGAGTATTTACCGAGTGCGTTAATGTATAGACCATCCTGTGGGTTCTACGCCTTCATAAATACTAAGGCGAATGCTTGGAATCTCCTGAGAAGAGGTATTAAGCAAGGTATATTGTTTGTTCCAGGAAATAAATTCTTCATAAATGAGAATAGACCAAACACCGCTAGACTTAGTATTGGATCAATAGGTATTAACTTGATAAGGGATGGAATAAAGGTATTAAGCGTTATCATGAACAATTAATTAATGACCACATAATCATTATTACCACCACCTGACCTACCACCTAATCCCTTAACTATTGATGATATGACTATGAGAAGTGTCAACAAACCTAGTATTATCAGTAATGATTTAATGCCCAATGCACCAAGTGTCCAAACCCTAACATAGATATTACTGTTAGTGATATTTACTACATAAACGTCATTTCCATAAATAACCATACCTACTGACGAGTTAATAGGTACACAATACCTACCAGGACCTATGTAATATAGATTACCAATATTTAGTACTGCAGTTGACAGTTCATTATTAAGAAGGTCCATGGGTATAAAATTTATTACACGAGGACTAAGTACTAAGCTCTCCGGATTGCTTTCATTTACTATTAATTCACGTTGATAAAGTACTGATCCATTACCCAGTAATGCCATTTGAATATGATCACCAATTACGACGTTTGGTATATCTATTTGCTGTTGGATATTGCTTAGTGGAAAGACATATTGATTATTGCCATACTTAATCAATAATTCAAGGTTTAGGTCAGGGCATTTCTGAGGAATCGCAATATTTAGAGTGTAGTTTGAAAAGATTGGGATTTTCAATGTGTTGTCCTGGATAATACTGCTTGTACCTAAATCCATTAACTCACCATTCACTAAGGCATATATATCATATATACCTGGATATACACAAGTGCCGTTCATAAATGGTAATAAGGTACCATTAACATTTAAATAAATTAATGCATTTATGGGATTACCAAGTTCGTCTGTTACTGATAGGCTTGATCGCGAAATCAAGGGGATGTGCACCGTAACTGTTGATGTAGGTATTGAGTTAAGGTAAATGCCTATAGTCCTTATGCCACTAATGGTAACGTATAATACTCTACTTAGCGTTGGGTTGATTGTTAAATTACCGGTTAAGCTCAATATCGAACCACTTTGTGTGGTAACGAAGACATTATTACATTTTAATTCCTGTAGCGATTCACCAATGAAGTTAATCGTAATGGGATTAATGGAGGAGTTAATGATACAGTAAGGTGTGTATGATAGGTATGTGGTCCATGGAGTAATCCCTGGAATACCTGGATTAATTACCGTGCAGTTATCATAGGAGTATTTAACCCATGGCGCACCCGTTAGCATTACCATGGGCTTTGAAGAACCAGATAATACTAGGTTCTCTATATTATTACCTATTGGTACGTAGTAATACGGCGTTATTATAATATACGTGGTTCCATTAGCCGTAATTTCAATATTACTTGAATACGTAATGTATGTCGTTATTTCAGCATACGTATTTAAGTAACCAATGTTAATGCTTGAGTATTCCGTACTTAATTCCGCTGTTAAATAATTACTAATACTGGCTTCGGCAGGTGATATTGATATTATCTTAACTATTGCGAATATGTAATTAAGACCTGGAATTAATGGTATTGATGCATTAATAGAACCTTGAGTTAATGTGTATGTAATGTTAGAACTAGGTATTACCAAGGCCTCAAGTGGGTATGGATCATATGAACCTATACTGAGGTAAACACCATATATTGGTAATGAACAGTTAACTTCCATGCTAATGTACTTAGGGCTATAGTCAATGACCGGAATACTTATGAAAGACCCATTATATAGTACTAAAGATACAGACACTATGCCTAAATTCGAAAGTGGATCTAGGTATGCATTAAATAGTACATTACTTTCCTGTGAACAATACTGATAGATCGGTATTACTAATTGGTCACTTGTTATGTTAATTACATTGGTAATTGATTGATTACCGTAATAAATACTCATATTTATATAATTAATAGTTACCTGCGCATAAGTCAACATAGGAAGTACCATGAATACTCCAATAATCATTATCCAAAATATGCGCCCTATCACGGTGACAGATAAGAAGGGATTATAAATAATACAATCTCGTAAAATAACCAAGTTAATGATGATGCAGTTCGCAGTGGATTGAATGACAGAGCCTTCGAAAACTGATTATGCGTATACCGTAGTATTTATACTATATGGAGATGGCATTCCACGTTTCCTACTATAGGCAGCATTTAGTAGTGCGGCGAATAATGGATGAGGTCTAAGAGGTCTACTTCTGAATTCTGGGTGGAATTGTGTAGCCACGAAGAAGTAATGACTAGGTATTTCTATAATTTCCACCCTGGGCACATCAGCTCTCCATGCAGAAAATACTAGACCCTTCTCCTTAAGTAAATCAAAGAATT
This is a stretch of genomic DNA from Vulcanisaeta moutnovskia 768-28. It encodes these proteins:
- a CDS encoding aminotransferase-like domain-containing protein, whose product is MRLYWSPVELASRLARRGVRYNFASGAPDPGLLPINEIRRSFERIYEKYGAAVIAYPGAGGLRELRIELSRYINKALNIRVDWRNIIITAGAQHAIKILSQLLMRRRTIVYVENPTFVETIAPMKFQGARLIGIPMDDEGMNTHKLENLVRNYGPGIVYTVPNCHNPTGVSLSSDRKRHLLEIAEKHGLKIIEDDPYTSLYPNTGQTLKSMNNDVIYVGTLSKILGPGLRIGFVITSGKLRNDLEKIEQHDFAASTLTQYLVYDLLRRGVAYDVIQKAHELYPRKLRELIESLDEYLPSALMYRPSCGFYAFINTKANAWNLLRRGIKQGILFVPGNKFFINENRPNTARLSIGSIGINLIRDGIKVLSVIMNN